Proteins encoded within one genomic window of Raineyella fluvialis:
- a CDS encoding aminotransferase class I/II-fold pyridoxal phosphate-dependent enzyme, producing the protein MGPVAGPRPDGPDARRHGGIRNAILVTTHPGDHVVVNPPVYPPFFAAVTGTGRALLEVPMAPNGHLDLPALEAAFSGRMGVRPTAYLLSSPHNPTGRAHTAEELSTVAHLAHEHHIRVIVDAIHAPLTDPGVPYVPYLSRSGAEDALVLFSASKAWNLAGLKAAVMVAGPAAAKDLAAVPYDAARGAASHLAVLSHTVALDEGRSWLEQLRSEIAANRGLLDRLLAEHLPNVTQLPADATYLAWLDCSALGLDDPQQHFLDTARIALNPGPAFGSVGRGHVRLNLATSPQILTEAITRMAASLR; encoded by the coding sequence TTGGGGCCTGTCGCTGGACCCCGCCCTGATGGGCCTGATGCCCGACGTCATGGGGGCATCCGCAACGCCATCCTCGTCACCACGCACCCCGGCGACCACGTGGTGGTCAATCCGCCGGTCTACCCCCCGTTCTTCGCCGCCGTCACCGGGACCGGCCGCGCGCTGCTCGAGGTCCCGATGGCGCCGAACGGGCATCTGGACCTGCCCGCCCTGGAGGCCGCCTTCTCCGGCCGAATGGGCGTACGCCCGACCGCGTATCTGCTCTCCAGCCCGCACAACCCGACGGGGCGCGCGCACACGGCCGAGGAACTGAGCACCGTGGCGCATCTCGCCCACGAGCACCACATCCGGGTCATCGTGGACGCGATCCACGCCCCGCTGACCGACCCGGGCGTGCCGTACGTGCCGTACCTGTCCCGATCGGGGGCTGAGGATGCCCTGGTGCTGTTCAGCGCGTCGAAGGCCTGGAACCTCGCCGGGCTCAAGGCCGCGGTGATGGTCGCCGGCCCGGCTGCGGCGAAGGACCTGGCGGCCGTCCCGTACGACGCGGCCCGCGGCGCAGCGAGCCACCTGGCGGTGCTCAGCCACACCGTGGCCCTCGACGAGGGCCGGTCCTGGCTCGAGCAACTGCGCTCCGAGATCGCCGCCAACCGGGGCCTGCTCGATCGACTGCTCGCCGAGCACCTCCCGAACGTCACCCAACTGCCTGCCGATGCGACCTACCTGGCTTGGCTGGACTGCTCCGCGCTGGGACTGGACGATCCGCAGCAGCACTTCCTGGACACCGCGCGGATCGCACTCAACCCGGGCCCCGCCTTCGGCTCCGTCGGCCGTGGGCACGTACGCCTCAACCTGGCGACGTCCCCGCAGATCCTCACCGAAGCGATCACCCGGATGGCGGCCTCGCTCCGCTGA
- a CDS encoding L-threonylcarbamoyladenylate synthase yields MAKYFDVHPVNPQSRSIQQAVDILRGGGLVAYPTDSCYALGCLLGNKDGLDRIRQIRKLDDKHHFTLVCSNFAQLGQYVQMDNAVFRAVKAATPGPYTFILPATREVPKAMVHPKKRTVGVRVPHHITALALLDALGEPLMSSTLLLPGFVDPLTDGWQIKEELDHQVDAVIDSGDCGVEPTTVVNFTGDEVSVDRVGAGDPTPFQ; encoded by the coding sequence ATGGCGAAGTATTTCGACGTCCATCCGGTCAACCCGCAGTCGCGGTCCATCCAGCAGGCGGTCGACATCCTGCGCGGCGGGGGACTGGTCGCCTACCCGACCGACTCCTGCTACGCCCTCGGATGCCTGCTGGGGAACAAAGACGGTCTCGACCGGATCCGGCAGATCCGCAAGCTCGACGACAAGCACCACTTCACCCTGGTGTGTTCGAATTTCGCCCAGCTCGGTCAGTACGTCCAGATGGACAATGCGGTCTTCCGGGCCGTCAAGGCCGCCACCCCGGGCCCGTACACGTTCATCCTGCCGGCCACCCGTGAGGTGCCGAAGGCGATGGTGCACCCGAAGAAGCGGACCGTGGGTGTCCGGGTCCCGCACCACATCACCGCGCTGGCGCTGCTCGACGCCCTCGGCGAGCCGCTGATGTCCAGCACGTTGCTGCTGCCCGGCTTCGTCGATCCGCTCACCGACGGCTGGCAGATCAAGGAGGAGCTCGACCACCAGGTCGACGCCGTGATCGACTCCGGCGACTGCGGCGTGGAGCCGACCACAGTGGTCAACTTCACCGGGGACGAGGTCAGTGTCGACCGCGTGGGGGCGGGGGACCCGACGCCCTTCCAGTGA
- a CDS encoding dienelactone hydrolase family protein, producing MAFRTPHQNVSFPSTEGEAHGYLARPSTGEGPGVIVVQEWWGIADHIRDICDRLAAEGFVALAPDLFGGWVTHDSAEAGQMMADLPAEEGARLLGGAVDYLLGQDFVTSDTVGVIGFCMGGGFVLAMAVQQGDKVSAAVPFYGVGQAVPGSFTGLTAAVQGHYAEKDTMFPVADARRQEQQIRDEAGVDVEYFYYPAGHAFHNDENLAGNYDPEQAKLAWERAVAFLKDRVH from the coding sequence ATGGCCTTCAGGACCCCGCACCAGAACGTGAGCTTCCCGAGCACCGAGGGGGAGGCACACGGCTATCTGGCCCGCCCCTCGACCGGGGAAGGACCCGGCGTGATCGTGGTCCAGGAGTGGTGGGGCATCGCTGACCACATCCGTGACATCTGCGACCGGCTGGCGGCCGAGGGATTCGTGGCGCTGGCACCGGATCTCTTCGGTGGGTGGGTGACGCACGATTCCGCCGAGGCGGGGCAGATGATGGCCGATCTTCCCGCGGAGGAGGGGGCGCGCCTGCTCGGCGGTGCGGTCGACTACCTGCTGGGCCAGGACTTCGTCACCAGCGACACCGTCGGAGTGATCGGCTTCTGCATGGGCGGCGGTTTCGTCCTGGCGATGGCCGTCCAGCAGGGCGACAAGGTCAGCGCCGCGGTGCCGTTCTATGGCGTCGGCCAAGCCGTGCCCGGCTCGTTCACCGGCCTGACGGCTGCGGTGCAGGGTCACTACGCGGAGAAGGACACGATGTTCCCGGTGGCCGACGCACGCCGGCAGGAGCAGCAGATCCGCGACGAGGCGGGCGTCGACGTGGAGTACTTCTACTATCCGGCCGGGCACGCCTTCCACAACGACGAGAACCTCGCCGGCAACTACGACCCGGAGCAGGCGAAGCTCGCCTGGGAACGCGCCGTCGCGTTCCTCAAGGACCGGGTCCACTGA
- a CDS encoding DUF4921 family protein: MSSAVLIPMAQLMQEMADGTIKQVNPFSGTEVWTVPGRGHRPLGISYPDPQPLRTEDEGRWCAFCENRYLETPPEKSRVIREGERWLRLDGLGADHIHDSIAEFRRIPNLFEIVSYDYWHQNYGYAMPPDAQRRMDDYLATTIGRDHVLRILQAKLRAAGHTNSEWAALTEEERRSQAAGFFGGGHDVIVARRHFVEGAYDDSMLASSGTLSPEEHYQYMAFSVDAMKQLYKANRYVRYVAAFQNWLKPAGASFDHLHKQLVAIDERGVNNELEIERIRANPNLYNEAAVNYAGYHNLVIAENEHAVAFAGFGHRYPTLEVYSKSAAAVPWKATDEEVRAMSDLLHACHAATGADVPTNEEWYHRPIDVLEPMPWRIMLKWRVSNLAGFEGGTKIYLNTLSPVTVRDRVVPKLYELRDRGRIANMRIATEALCEPNSLRYIEQTRH; the protein is encoded by the coding sequence ATGTCCTCGGCAGTGCTCATTCCGATGGCGCAGCTCATGCAGGAGATGGCCGACGGCACCATCAAGCAGGTCAACCCGTTCAGCGGCACCGAGGTGTGGACCGTCCCCGGTCGTGGGCATCGCCCCCTCGGGATCAGCTACCCCGATCCACAGCCTCTCCGTACCGAGGACGAGGGTCGTTGGTGTGCCTTCTGTGAGAACCGCTACCTGGAGACCCCGCCGGAGAAGTCACGGGTGATCCGGGAGGGTGAGCGCTGGCTCCGTCTCGACGGGCTGGGCGCCGACCACATCCACGACTCGATCGCCGAGTTCCGCCGGATCCCCAATCTGTTCGAGATCGTCTCCTACGACTACTGGCACCAGAACTACGGCTACGCCATGCCCCCCGACGCGCAGCGCCGGATGGACGACTACCTCGCCACCACCATCGGGCGCGACCACGTGCTGCGGATCCTCCAGGCGAAGCTGCGGGCCGCCGGGCACACCAACAGCGAGTGGGCGGCCCTCACCGAGGAGGAGCGGCGGTCCCAGGCGGCCGGCTTCTTCGGTGGCGGCCACGACGTGATCGTGGCCCGGCGTCACTTCGTCGAGGGGGCCTACGACGACTCGATGCTGGCCTCCTCGGGCACGCTCAGCCCGGAGGAGCACTACCAGTACATGGCCTTCAGCGTGGACGCGATGAAGCAGCTCTACAAGGCCAACCGTTACGTCCGCTACGTGGCGGCCTTCCAGAATTGGCTGAAGCCCGCCGGCGCATCCTTCGACCATCTGCACAAACAGCTGGTGGCCATCGACGAACGCGGCGTCAACAATGAGCTGGAGATCGAGAGGATCAGGGCCAACCCGAACCTCTACAACGAGGCTGCCGTGAATTACGCCGGGTATCACAACCTGGTGATCGCCGAGAACGAGCATGCTGTCGCCTTCGCCGGTTTCGGGCACCGCTACCCGACGCTCGAGGTGTACTCCAAGAGCGCGGCGGCGGTCCCGTGGAAGGCGACCGACGAGGAGGTCCGCGCGATGTCGGACCTGCTGCATGCCTGCCACGCCGCCACCGGCGCCGACGTGCCCACCAATGAGGAGTGGTACCACCGTCCGATCGACGTGCTGGAGCCGATGCCGTGGCGGATCATGCTGAAGTGGCGGGTGTCCAACCTGGCGGGCTTCGAGGGCGGCACCAAGATCTATCTCAACACGCTGTCGCCGGTCACCGTACGTGACCGCGTGGTCCCCAAGCTCTACGAACTGCGCGACCGTGGCCGGATCGCGAACATGCGGATCGCCACCGAGGCACTCTGCGAGCCCAACTCCCTGCGCTACATCGAGCAGACCAGGCACTGA